In Longibacter salinarum, a single window of DNA contains:
- the accC gene encoding acetyl-CoA carboxylase biotin carboxylase subunit: protein MSKIKKVLVANRGEIALRIIRTCHEMGLSTVAVYSTADRDSLHVRFADEAVCIGPPASGESYLRPDRIIAAAEVTGADAIHPGYGFLSENAEFSQICQDNDVKFIGPSPETIRMMGEKSLAKQTMAEAGVPTVPGSDGIVDSLEEAKEVAKEIGYPVMVKASAGGGGRGMRMVFEPENFAKAYNSARSEAEGAFGNPDVYLEKVVEEPRHVEIQLLGDGKGGVMHFGERECSIQRRHQKLVEEAPSPIVDEDLREEMGQAAIRGAEAVNYEGAGTIEFLVGADKNFYFMEMNTRIQVEHPVTEEVTDVDLVEYQIRVAMGETVQSRKVPIDGHAIECRINAENPYRNFSPSPGTITAFHQPGGHGIRVDTHAYASYMIPPNYDSMIAKLIVRGKTREGAIKKMQRALDEFVIEGIKTTIPFHQQLMKDPRFQSGDFTTRFLEDFEMEPPPEE from the coding sequence GTGAGTAAGATCAAGAAAGTTCTTGTCGCCAATCGCGGAGAAATCGCCCTCCGCATCATTCGGACGTGCCACGAGATGGGCCTCAGCACGGTAGCCGTTTACTCGACGGCCGACCGCGACTCCCTCCACGTTCGATTCGCTGACGAGGCCGTCTGCATCGGCCCGCCGGCGTCCGGCGAAAGCTACCTTCGTCCGGACCGAATTATCGCCGCTGCTGAAGTCACCGGTGCGGATGCCATCCATCCCGGTTACGGCTTCCTCTCAGAAAATGCGGAGTTCAGCCAGATCTGCCAGGACAACGATGTGAAGTTCATCGGTCCCTCGCCCGAAACGATTCGGATGATGGGGGAGAAGTCGCTCGCCAAGCAGACGATGGCCGAAGCGGGTGTCCCAACGGTGCCCGGGTCCGATGGCATCGTCGATTCTCTCGAAGAGGCCAAAGAAGTGGCCAAGGAAATTGGCTATCCGGTTATGGTCAAGGCCTCAGCAGGCGGCGGTGGTCGCGGCATGCGGATGGTTTTCGAACCGGAGAACTTCGCGAAAGCGTACAATAGCGCCCGGTCGGAGGCGGAAGGTGCGTTCGGCAATCCGGACGTGTATCTCGAGAAAGTCGTTGAGGAGCCGCGCCATGTCGAAATCCAGCTGCTGGGAGACGGTAAGGGGGGGGTTATGCACTTTGGCGAGCGTGAGTGCTCAATCCAGCGGCGGCACCAGAAGCTCGTCGAGGAGGCGCCTTCACCGATCGTTGACGAGGACCTCCGTGAGGAGATGGGCCAGGCCGCCATCCGAGGCGCCGAAGCTGTCAACTACGAGGGGGCCGGGACCATTGAGTTCCTCGTCGGAGCGGACAAGAACTTCTACTTCATGGAAATGAACACCCGGATCCAGGTCGAGCATCCGGTGACGGAGGAGGTCACCGATGTGGACCTCGTCGAATACCAGATTCGCGTCGCGATGGGCGAGACCGTCCAAAGTCGCAAGGTTCCGATTGACGGCCACGCGATCGAATGCCGCATCAACGCAGAAAACCCGTACCGCAACTTCAGCCCGTCGCCGGGCACGATCACGGCGTTTCACCAGCCGGGCGGACACGGCATACGCGTCGACACGCATGCCTACGCTAGCTACATGATTCCGCCGAACTATGACTCCATGATCGCCAAGCTGATCGTGCGAGGTAAGACACGCGAGGGCGCCATCAAGAAGATGCAGCGGGCGCTCGATGAGTTTGTGATTGAAGGGATCAAGACGACAATCCCTTTTCATCAGCAGCTGATGAAAGACCCACGCTTCCAGTCTGGTGACTTTACGACCCGGTTCCTGGAGGACTTCGAAATGGAGCCTCCACCGGAAGAATAG
- the gcvH gene encoding glycine cleavage system protein GcvH, which translates to MTFPDDLYYTEDHEWLRMNDDGTATIGITDFAQSELGDIVFVEVEPDGTELDEGDVFGTVEAVKTVSELYMPVAGTLVEFNEELDVAPESVNEEPYGNGWLVKIELADASDVDDLMDSEAYEATV; encoded by the coding sequence ATGACTTTTCCCGACGACCTGTACTACACGGAAGACCACGAGTGGCTGCGGATGAACGACGATGGCACCGCGACTATCGGTATCACCGACTTCGCGCAGAGTGAATTGGGCGACATCGTGTTCGTAGAAGTGGAGCCTGACGGAACGGAGCTCGATGAAGGAGACGTGTTCGGCACCGTGGAAGCCGTGAAAACAGTTTCTGAACTGTACATGCCGGTTGCTGGCACGCTGGTCGAGTTCAACGAGGAACTGGATGTCGCACCGGAAAGCGTCAACGAAGAGCCGTACGGCAACGGCTGGCTCGTCAAAATCGAGCTTGCTGATGCGTCCGATGTCGACGATCTCATGGATTCGGAAGCCTACGAAGCAACTGTGTGA
- a CDS encoding CoA-binding protein, whose product MSDIPSILREADVIAVVGLSGRPQRTSHQIAKNLQQAGYRIIPVNPNYDEVLGEPAVASLQDLPDESVDIINVFRAPEHTAGVVRDAIEYAGRTSRTPVIWTQLGVSSPEAESLAKDANLPYIRNRCIAVELAKI is encoded by the coding sequence ATGTCTGATATCCCTTCTATCCTTCGCGAGGCCGATGTCATCGCTGTGGTCGGGCTCTCCGGGCGCCCCCAGCGTACGAGCCATCAGATCGCGAAGAACCTGCAACAGGCCGGGTATCGCATCATACCCGTGAACCCGAACTACGACGAGGTGCTTGGAGAGCCGGCAGTGGCATCACTTCAGGATCTCCCTGACGAGAGCGTCGACATCATTAACGTCTTCCGCGCGCCAGAGCATACGGCCGGTGTCGTCCGGGACGCCATCGAGTACGCAGGACGAACGAGTCGAACACCGGTCATCTGGACGCAACTCGGTGTATCGAGTCCCGAGGCAGAGTCGCTGGCGAAGGACGCCAATCTCCCGTACATCCGAAACCGGTGCATTGCCGTCGAACTGGCTAAAATCTAG
- a CDS encoding sucrase ferredoxin, with protein MPDAFCSDIARRGDVDLNGSATVASYWLCIEHPEPWEEREISSGSLPPRLVECIGQWEEALPGLRTQAIRREVNQFDEAGGVTVFIASVQPGEQSLRRLRLSSLEALADLDVPAIILGHVDEPPGRRLDAPIVLTCTNGKRDACCALKGRIFQSALEAVAPQAAWQATHLGGHRFAPTALVLPHGHQYGWLEADDADEFWSSASGGRIFQFDRYRGCTAHRRPIQAAVIAVRREVGADAVEDIEDIRFEHRPGDVWHLRVTCRGQKFTVRVRRWKDGLLPKSCGGDPKPVIRQSVSVEAASTEDCDR; from the coding sequence ATGCCCGACGCATTTTGCTCTGATATCGCCCGGCGAGGTGACGTTGACCTGAACGGCTCCGCGACGGTCGCTTCCTACTGGCTCTGCATAGAGCATCCAGAGCCGTGGGAGGAGCGTGAGATTTCGAGTGGGTCGCTTCCGCCCCGCTTGGTCGAATGCATTGGACAGTGGGAAGAGGCGTTGCCCGGACTGCGCACGCAGGCAATCCGGCGTGAAGTCAACCAATTCGACGAAGCGGGAGGCGTGACCGTTTTTATCGCCTCGGTTCAGCCGGGCGAACAAAGCCTCCGGCGTCTCCGGTTGTCTTCACTCGAGGCGCTCGCCGATCTGGATGTCCCGGCAATCATCTTGGGTCACGTCGACGAACCACCCGGACGGCGCCTCGACGCTCCGATCGTTCTCACGTGTACGAACGGGAAACGGGACGCCTGTTGTGCGCTCAAGGGCCGGATATTTCAATCGGCGTTGGAAGCAGTCGCTCCACAGGCGGCATGGCAGGCGACACATCTAGGAGGCCACCGCTTCGCGCCGACAGCGCTCGTTCTTCCGCATGGCCACCAGTACGGTTGGCTTGAGGCTGACGATGCCGATGAGTTCTGGTCTTCAGCGAGCGGCGGTCGTATTTTTCAGTTCGACCGATACCGTGGGTGCACAGCGCATCGACGGCCAATTCAGGCGGCTGTCATCGCTGTGCGTCGCGAGGTGGGTGCCGACGCGGTCGAAGATATCGAAGACATTCGGTTTGAGCATCGACCTGGAGACGTGTGGCATCTTCGCGTCACGTGTCGCGGGCAAAAATTTACCGTGCGTGTCCGGCGTTGGAAGGACGGGCTGTTGCCGAAGAGTTGCGGTGGGGATCCCAAGCCCGTGATTCGCCAGTCCGTCTCCGTAGAGGCTGCGTCTACTGAGGACTGTGACCGTTGA
- the bshB1 gene encoding bacillithiol biosynthesis deacetylase BshB1 yields MPEPLDVLALAAHPDDVELCAGGTICRLTGAGHRVGIVDYTRGELGSRGTPEGRMEEAQRAADILGLSARENLGLPDGNIANTKANQRKVIEAVRTYRPRIVLINSLECRHPDHGAAAQLSIDAMYYAGLRMVETTGADGKAQEPWRPSHVLHYMQAIEFEPTFVVDVSDVWEQRIEALQAFQSQFFNPDYEPGDDEPETFISNPTFFEWIEGRARTYGYKVGATFGEPLLYRHGPVGVDDLMTVLKKDQPYR; encoded by the coding sequence ATGCCCGAACCTCTCGATGTTCTAGCGCTTGCCGCTCACCCTGACGATGTCGAACTCTGCGCTGGCGGGACGATTTGCCGTCTGACGGGCGCGGGTCATCGCGTTGGGATTGTCGACTATACTCGAGGAGAGCTCGGGTCGCGCGGTACGCCGGAGGGGCGAATGGAAGAAGCGCAGCGAGCGGCTGACATTCTAGGGCTCTCAGCACGAGAGAACCTGGGTCTTCCGGATGGCAACATCGCCAACACCAAGGCGAATCAGCGAAAGGTGATCGAGGCCGTTCGGACGTATCGACCTCGTATTGTGCTCATCAACAGCCTCGAGTGCCGGCATCCCGACCATGGGGCGGCCGCTCAACTTTCGATTGACGCGATGTACTATGCGGGGCTTCGGATGGTCGAAACGACAGGGGCAGACGGGAAGGCGCAGGAGCCGTGGCGCCCCAGTCACGTTTTGCATTACATGCAGGCGATCGAGTTCGAGCCGACGTTCGTCGTTGACGTGAGCGACGTGTGGGAGCAGCGCATCGAGGCGCTACAGGCATTCCAGTCCCAATTTTTTAATCCCGACTACGAGCCGGGGGACGACGAGCCCGAGACGTTTATCTCCAATCCGACCTTTTTCGAATGGATCGAGGGGCGGGCTCGGACCTACGGATACAAGGTAGGCGCAACGTTCGGGGAGCCGCTGCTTTACCGTCACGGCCCGGTCGGCGTGGATGATTTGATGACCGTTTTGAAGAAAGACCAGCCGTATCGGTAG
- the efp gene encoding elongation factor P has product MASTSDFRNGLMIIWKDDIWEMIDFQHVKPGKGGAFVRTRLKNVKDGRELDNTFRAGAKVEEVRVEKRPHQYLYEDDYGLHFMNTETYAQFSLPPEQVEGMEYVKEGGSVDILFRADTNEPMRMDIPQKVELEVVDTTPGVKGDTAQGGSKPATLESGATVDVPLFINEGDVVRVSTQTGEYETRVSTAPNAI; this is encoded by the coding sequence ATGGCAAGCACGAGTGATTTCCGTAACGGCCTGATGATCATCTGGAAAGATGACATCTGGGAGATGATCGATTTTCAGCACGTGAAGCCCGGGAAGGGTGGAGCGTTTGTTCGGACCCGCCTGAAGAATGTCAAAGACGGGCGTGAGTTGGATAACACGTTCCGTGCAGGGGCCAAAGTGGAAGAGGTCCGTGTCGAGAAGCGTCCGCACCAGTACCTCTACGAAGACGACTACGGTCTTCACTTCATGAATACCGAGACCTACGCGCAGTTTTCGCTGCCGCCGGAGCAGGTCGAAGGCATGGAGTACGTGAAAGAGGGAGGGTCCGTTGACATTCTCTTCCGCGCCGACACCAACGAGCCGATGCGGATGGACATTCCGCAGAAGGTAGAACTGGAAGTCGTCGATACGACGCCGGGCGTCAAGGGAGACACCGCGCAGGGGGGATCCAAGCCTGCAACCCTGGAGAGCGGAGCGACGGTAGACGTTCCGCTGTTCATCAACGAAGGCGACGTCGTGCGCGTCAGCACGCAGACGGGAGAATACGAAACCCGTGTGTCGACGGCGCCGAACGCGATATAG
- the leuS gene encoding leucine--tRNA ligase: MPYPHDEIESKWQRHWDEHQTFRTPDDLPEDPSDDEKFYVLDMFPYPSGSGLHVGHPEGYTATDIVARHKRMRGVRVLHPMGWDAFGLPAEQYALKTNTHPRVTTEKNVDNFRKQLKRLGFSYDWQREINTTDPDYYRWTQWIFLKLYERGLAYQSEEPVWWCEELGTVLANEEVIDGKSERGGYPCRRVPMRQWVLKITEYAERLLDGLDDLDWPESTKQMQRNWIGKSEGAEIHFQLDDVDDALEVFTTRPDTLFGATYMVVAPEHDLVDDITTDEHRDEVEVYRKQAMQKSELERTELQKEKSGVFTGGYAINPATGDRVPVWIADYVLASYGTGAIMAVPGHDERDYDFAQKYGLEIREVVEGGDLDEAAYIGDGSHVNSANEDVSLNGLGTDAAIAAITEWLEENDLGRAKINYKLRDWLFSRQRYWGEPFPIIFTQDEDGEFTQPKPVPEDDLPVTLPEVDEFKPSGSPHGPLSNVEDWVETTDPETGEPARRETNTMPQWAGSCWYYLRFIDPDNDDRLVDPEKEKYWLPVDLYIGGSEHAVLHLLYARFWHKVLYDAGVVSTKEPFQTLVHQGLILGEMEYTAYVGPDGEPVSAQHVDDGVDTRTGVEVEARSIDKSDVEKDGDVFVLAESTDIRVDARSHKMSKSRGNVVNPDDVIDEYGADALRLYEMFMGPLEQVKPWSTSDVDGVFRFLNRVWRLVINDETGELNDAVQDVEADADQMRVLHKTIKKVTEDIGDLSFNTAIAAMMEFVNAAYKWDVVPRSTIDPFIQILSPFAPHIAEELWERLGHEDTIAYTDWPAFDEEKIKKDVVSMAVQVNGTVRATIEIPAGADEDEALSTARADENVKRYLDDGDVKREIYVPGRIINFVVA; the protein is encoded by the coding sequence ATGCCGTATCCGCACGACGAAATTGAATCCAAGTGGCAGCGCCACTGGGACGAACATCAGACCTTTCGCACGCCCGACGACCTTCCTGAGGATCCGTCGGACGACGAAAAGTTCTACGTCCTCGACATGTTTCCCTATCCGAGTGGTTCTGGGCTCCACGTTGGTCATCCCGAAGGGTATACGGCCACAGACATCGTCGCTCGACACAAGCGCATGCGTGGCGTCCGCGTGCTCCATCCGATGGGATGGGACGCGTTCGGTCTGCCGGCCGAGCAGTACGCGCTAAAGACGAACACGCACCCACGGGTGACGACGGAGAAGAACGTCGATAACTTCCGGAAGCAGCTCAAACGTCTCGGGTTTTCGTACGACTGGCAGCGGGAGATCAATACGACGGACCCGGATTACTACCGGTGGACACAGTGGATTTTTCTGAAGCTGTATGAGCGGGGACTCGCCTATCAGAGCGAGGAACCCGTCTGGTGGTGCGAAGAGCTGGGCACGGTGCTCGCCAACGAAGAGGTGATCGATGGCAAGAGCGAGCGGGGCGGCTACCCGTGCCGCCGTGTGCCGATGCGCCAGTGGGTGCTGAAGATTACGGAATACGCTGAGCGGCTGCTGGACGGGCTCGACGACCTGGATTGGCCCGAGAGCACCAAGCAGATGCAGCGCAACTGGATCGGCAAGTCCGAAGGTGCGGAGATTCACTTCCAGCTTGACGACGTCGATGACGCGCTGGAGGTATTCACCACCCGTCCGGACACGCTCTTCGGCGCCACGTACATGGTGGTTGCGCCGGAGCATGATCTTGTGGACGACATTACGACCGACGAGCATCGCGACGAGGTTGAGGTGTACCGCAAGCAGGCAATGCAGAAGAGCGAGCTCGAGCGAACCGAGCTTCAGAAAGAGAAGTCCGGCGTCTTTACCGGCGGCTACGCGATCAATCCGGCGACCGGCGATCGTGTCCCCGTCTGGATCGCGGACTACGTGTTGGCGAGCTACGGAACGGGCGCCATCATGGCCGTTCCGGGGCACGACGAGCGCGACTACGACTTTGCGCAGAAGTACGGACTGGAGATTCGCGAGGTGGTCGAAGGGGGCGACCTCGATGAGGCTGCCTACATCGGCGACGGCTCTCACGTGAACTCCGCGAATGAGGACGTGAGTCTCAATGGCCTCGGTACCGACGCGGCGATTGCGGCGATCACCGAATGGCTGGAAGAGAATGATCTCGGTCGCGCCAAGATCAACTACAAGCTCCGCGACTGGCTCTTCAGCCGTCAGCGCTACTGGGGCGAGCCGTTCCCGATCATCTTCACGCAGGACGAGGACGGCGAGTTTACCCAGCCGAAACCCGTGCCGGAAGACGATCTGCCGGTGACGCTGCCGGAAGTCGACGAGTTTAAGCCAAGCGGCTCTCCACACGGTCCGCTGTCGAACGTCGAGGACTGGGTCGAAACGACGGACCCCGAGACGGGCGAACCGGCGCGCCGCGAAACCAACACGATGCCCCAGTGGGCCGGGTCGTGCTGGTACTACCTGCGCTTTATCGATCCGGATAATGATGACCGCCTGGTCGACCCGGAGAAGGAGAAGTACTGGCTACCGGTCGATCTCTATATCGGTGGGTCGGAGCACGCGGTGCTACACCTTCTGTACGCTCGTTTCTGGCACAAAGTCCTGTACGATGCAGGCGTCGTTTCTACGAAAGAGCCGTTTCAGACGCTCGTCCATCAGGGACTGATTTTGGGCGAGATGGAGTATACGGCCTATGTCGGGCCCGACGGTGAACCGGTCAGTGCTCAGCATGTCGATGACGGCGTGGACACGCGCACGGGCGTTGAGGTCGAGGCACGCTCGATCGACAAGTCGGATGTAGAAAAGGACGGAGATGTATTTGTTCTGGCGGAGTCGACGGACATCCGCGTCGATGCTCGAAGCCACAAGATGAGCAAAAGCCGCGGCAACGTCGTCAACCCCGACGACGTGATCGACGAGTACGGTGCCGATGCGCTGCGACTCTACGAGATGTTCATGGGCCCGCTTGAACAGGTGAAGCCCTGGAGCACGAGCGACGTTGACGGCGTCTTCCGCTTCCTGAACCGTGTCTGGCGTCTGGTCATCAATGATGAGACCGGCGAGCTAAACGACGCTGTGCAGGACGTGGAGGCGGACGCAGATCAGATGCGTGTGCTCCACAAGACGATCAAGAAGGTCACCGAAGATATCGGCGACCTGAGCTTCAACACGGCTATAGCGGCCATGATGGAATTCGTGAATGCCGCGTACAAATGGGACGTCGTGCCGCGTAGCACCATCGATCCGTTCATCCAGATCCTGAGTCCGTTCGCCCCGCACATCGCGGAAGAGCTCTGGGAGCGGCTCGGCCACGAGGATACGATCGCCTATACCGATTGGCCGGCGTTCGACGAGGAGAAGATCAAGAAGGATGTTGTCAGCATGGCCGTGCAGGTCAACGGCACGGTTCGCGCGACGATCGAGATCCCCGCGGGGGCCGACGAGGACGAGGCATTGTCTACCGCCCGGGCCGACGAAAACGTCAAGCGGTATCTTGACGACGGCGACGTGAAGCGTGAGATCTACGTGCCCGGTCGCATTATCAACTTCGTGGTGGCGTAA
- a CDS encoding amino acid permease, translating to MATDDLRRELGFWDALTIGAGTMIGAGIFLLAGVALELTGPAAIFSYLAAGLVCMITAASAAELATGMPTSGGDYYFVSRSLGPALGAISGVGIWLSLTFAISFYLFGLGEYLSQLLPVTPFWGALVGGILLTGLNVYGAKESGKMQVFVVLTLLAILGGFCILGFFQIETDNFTPFFPFGTAPVASTTALVFVSFLGFVKIAAVAEEIKDPAKNLPRTLIGSVALVTLLYVVILLVIGGMFTQETIGDVRDPLTTAARTLAGPVGAGFIIFAGLLATVSSANASIMASSRINLAMARDRMVPNALSTIHQRFLTPHRAILLTGLLACAFLLFESIEDLAKIASVLQLYSYAALNIGCVVLRVAKPKWYEPSYRTPLFPFAQIFAALACVGIIVSSGLFAQIAIVVLIIASLAWYAVWGRGRVEIENAMPEFQERWGAEGFSALMGPATKFSVELPEVLKPGERAIDPNEPRRVSVALANPATESDLLRIGRYIATGKDRGGHVSGLHLVRVPLQTPLEVARDQFAERPSLERAISGLVSSGDGGTTELRPLDETEFESVIDVAHDVFGGLITETQDQRSDLLLMGWQGGFNVRRIYNSPIQRIMSDLAADLAVLKDRGVTSIKRILLPWGGGLHAQLGLEVAVRIAGATGATVQLLRVVKKDVDTAGESAALSATVKQLVGEQENIEYLVRDANSVTEGVEAAMEENAPDLVIIGASREWTIRQVLFGSIPDVVADAADCSVLMVRRYVPDTLSIRAAEGFKRIKESAGLTTSPEE from the coding sequence ATGGCCACAGACGACCTTCGTCGTGAACTCGGGTTCTGGGATGCTCTGACGATCGGTGCTGGCACCATGATCGGTGCCGGCATTTTCCTCCTCGCTGGCGTTGCCCTCGAATTGACGGGGCCCGCTGCAATCTTTTCGTATCTGGCTGCCGGTCTGGTGTGTATGATCACGGCGGCCAGTGCGGCAGAGCTTGCGACGGGTATGCCGACCTCGGGTGGCGATTACTATTTCGTGTCTCGCTCGCTCGGACCGGCGCTCGGTGCAATATCCGGTGTCGGAATCTGGCTGAGTCTGACGTTTGCCATCTCCTTCTATCTATTCGGGCTCGGGGAATACCTGTCCCAGCTTTTGCCCGTGACCCCGTTCTGGGGGGCGCTCGTCGGCGGCATTTTGCTCACCGGGCTCAACGTGTACGGCGCGAAGGAGTCGGGGAAAATGCAGGTTTTCGTTGTGCTGACGTTGCTCGCCATTCTCGGCGGCTTCTGCATACTGGGGTTCTTTCAGATTGAAACCGACAACTTCACGCCGTTCTTTCCCTTTGGTACGGCACCGGTTGCATCCACGACCGCTCTGGTCTTCGTCTCCTTCCTCGGGTTCGTAAAGATCGCAGCGGTGGCCGAAGAAATTAAGGATCCGGCCAAGAACCTCCCTCGGACGCTGATTGGCTCCGTCGCGCTTGTGACGCTGCTCTACGTCGTCATTCTCCTCGTGATCGGCGGCATGTTCACGCAGGAAACGATTGGAGACGTACGCGATCCGCTCACCACGGCGGCGCGCACCCTTGCGGGTCCGGTCGGCGCCGGATTTATCATCTTCGCCGGCTTGCTCGCGACGGTTTCATCCGCCAACGCGAGCATCATGGCGTCGTCGCGTATTAACCTCGCCATGGCGCGTGACCGGATGGTGCCAAACGCGCTGTCTACGATCCACCAGCGATTCCTGACACCGCACCGGGCGATTCTCCTGACCGGGTTACTCGCTTGCGCCTTCCTTCTGTTCGAAAGCATCGAGGACCTCGCGAAGATAGCCAGTGTCCTCCAGCTGTACAGCTATGCAGCACTGAACATTGGCTGCGTCGTTCTGCGCGTCGCCAAGCCGAAGTGGTACGAGCCGTCCTATCGAACGCCTCTTTTCCCGTTCGCGCAGATCTTTGCTGCGCTTGCATGCGTGGGGATCATCGTGTCCTCGGGCCTCTTCGCGCAGATTGCTATTGTCGTTCTAATCATCGCGAGCCTGGCCTGGTACGCGGTCTGGGGCCGGGGACGCGTCGAGATTGAGAACGCCATGCCGGAGTTTCAGGAGCGCTGGGGCGCGGAAGGCTTTTCCGCACTGATGGGACCGGCGACGAAGTTCTCCGTCGAGCTCCCGGAGGTGCTCAAGCCGGGCGAGCGGGCCATCGATCCAAATGAACCCCGGCGCGTCTCTGTCGCGCTGGCGAACCCGGCGACCGAGTCGGATCTGTTACGCATTGGACGCTACATCGCAACGGGCAAAGACCGGGGCGGTCACGTGTCGGGCTTGCACCTCGTGCGGGTGCCGCTTCAAACACCATTAGAGGTTGCTCGCGATCAGTTCGCTGAGCGTCCATCGCTGGAGCGCGCGATCTCCGGTCTCGTGTCCTCCGGCGATGGAGGGACGACCGAACTTCGGCCTCTCGATGAGACGGAGTTCGAATCGGTCATTGATGTAGCTCATGACGTGTTCGGTGGGCTAATCACCGAAACGCAGGATCAGCGCTCAGACCTTCTGCTGATGGGCTGGCAGGGCGGTTTCAACGTCCGCCGCATATATAATAGCCCGATTCAGCGCATCATGTCTGATCTCGCGGCGGACCTCGCCGTCCTCAAGGATCGTGGTGTGACGTCGATCAAACGCATTCTGCTGCCGTGGGGCGGAGGCCTACATGCCCAGCTCGGACTCGAGGTGGCCGTCCGCATCGCCGGAGCCACGGGCGCGACGGTCCAACTGCTCCGTGTGGTGAAGAAAGATGTGGACACAGCTGGCGAGTCGGCCGCACTCTCGGCGACCGTCAAGCAGCTTGTCGGCGAGCAGGAGAACATCGAATACCTCGTCCGCGACGCCAACTCGGTTACTGAGGGCGTTGAAGCCGCCATGGAAGAGAATGCGCCCGACCTTGTCATCATTGGCGCATCCCGCGAGTGGACGATCCGGCAGGTACTGTTCGGGTCGATCCCGGATGTCGTCGCCGACGCCGCCGATTGCTCCGTGCTGATGGTGCGTCGCTACGTCCCTGATACGCTGTCCATCCGCGCGGCCGAAGGCTTCAAGCGCATCAAGGAATCCGCGGGCCTGACGACCTCCCCCGAAGAATAG
- the accB gene encoding acetyl-CoA carboxylase biotin carboxyl carrier protein, whose protein sequence is MKLDKIQQLLSIVAESGVSEIEIEEDDFKLTIRQNSPQVIMQQPSQYAMPYGPPAYAPQQGYAPQGAPSPATPPQGAPQQGGSPSQGGAGQQPAPAQGQSGSASTETSSGSGEEKAEAGSGANEELVRAPIVGTFYRRPSPDSDPYVEVGDSVGDGDVLCIIEAMKLMNEIECETSGTIKEILVEDAEPVEFDQPLFVIEK, encoded by the coding sequence ATGAAGCTAGACAAGATTCAGCAATTGCTCTCGATCGTGGCCGAAAGCGGCGTATCGGAGATTGAGATTGAGGAAGACGATTTCAAGCTCACGATCCGGCAGAATTCGCCTCAGGTGATTATGCAGCAGCCGTCGCAATACGCGATGCCGTACGGCCCACCGGCGTATGCTCCGCAGCAGGGGTACGCGCCCCAAGGGGCCCCATCGCCGGCGACGCCCCCTCAGGGTGCGCCGCAGCAGGGAGGCTCTCCGTCGCAGGGTGGAGCAGGGCAGCAGCCTGCGCCCGCACAGGGGCAGAGCGGTTCCGCATCGACCGAAACGTCCTCCGGGTCGGGTGAAGAGAAAGCCGAAGCAGGAAGCGGTGCGAACGAAGAACTCGTCCGCGCTCCGATTGTCGGCACGTTCTATCGCCGCCCGTCGCCGGATTCTGATCCGTACGTCGAGGTTGGGGATAGCGTCGGTGACGGTGATGTGCTTTGCATCATCGAGGCGATGAAGTTGATGAACGAGATTGAGTGCGAGACCTCGGGGACCATCAAGGAGATTCTAGTGGAAGATGCCGAGCCCGTTGAGTTCGATCAGCCGTTGTTTGTGATCGAGAAGTAG